A section of the Primulina eburnea isolate SZY01 chromosome 1, ASM2296580v1, whole genome shotgun sequence genome encodes:
- the LOC140825720 gene encoding splicing factor U2af large subunit A isoform X3 has protein sequence MEIAGNYYSPPPMDSPEAASLQQPAHKGSSSPNSRHTSLDHEKDRDRESARSRDKDRERGRDKGRDRDREREREKDRDRDKDRYRDRDHNHRDRHKDRSERRERERTRDRIDDDDYYKSRDYERRRDYDKDRDDKPKHRSRSRSKPRSDHRSGSRSPSRSKSKRTSGFDMAPPVALLPNSAAANAAGQILGTTPAMPGMFPNMLPLAPGQFGALPLMPVQAMTQQATRHARRVYVGGLPPSANEQSVATYFSHVMSAIGGNTAGPGDAVVNVYINHEKKFAFVEMRSVEEASNAMALDGIMFEGAPVKVRRPSDYNPSLAATLGSSQPSPNLNLSAVGLTPGSAGGLEGPDRIFVGGLPYYFTEGQVRELLESFGHLRGFDLVKDRETGNSKGYAFCVYQDLSVTDIACAALNGIKMGDKTLTVRRANQGTAQPNPEQECVLLHAQQQIALQKLMLQPSVLATKVLCLTEVVNAEELNDDDDYEDILEDMKIECGKFVFSGPIFCIAEATTTQKIPEPYI, from the exons ATG GAAATTGCTGGGAACTACTACTCTCCACCTCCTATGGACTCACCAGAAGCTGCAAGCTTGCAGCAACCAGCTCACAAAGGATCATCGAGCCCAAATTCCAGG CATACTTCTCTCGACCATGAAAAAGATAGAGATAGGGAGTCCGCCAGAAGCAGGGATAAGGATCGGGAAAGAGGTCGTGATAAGGGCCGAGACAGGGACAGGGAGAGAGAGAGGGAGAAGGACAGGGACAGAGACAAAGATAGATACCGTGATCGTGATCATAATCATCGAGACCGTCACAAGGATCGGAGTGAGAGAAGGGAGAGGGAGAGAACCAGGGATCGAATTGATGATGATGACTATTATAAAAGTCGAGACTACGAGAG GCGGAGAGACTATGACAAAGATAGGGATGACAAACCCAAGCATAGGTCCCGGTCTCGCTCCAAGCCTAGATCGGACCATAGATCAGGGTCCCGATCTCCTTCACGGTCTAAAAG CAAAAGGACCAGTGGCTTTGACATGGCACCTCCTGTTGCATTGCTTCCGAATTCTGCTGCGGCTAATGCAGCAG GTCAGATTCTTGGGACCACTCCGGCCATGCCTGGAATGTTTCCCAATATGTTACCTTTGGCACCTGGGCAG TTTGGAGCACTCCCCCTAATGCCCGTTCAGGCAATGACTCAGCAG GCTACCAGACATGCTAGACGAGTCTATGTTGGTGGACTTCCTCCATCTGCGAATGAACAG TCTGTGGCAACCTACTTTAGTCATGTTATGTCAGCAATTGGAGGAAACACCGCTGGTCCAG GGGATGCTGTTGTAAACGTTTACATCAACCATGAGAAGAAGTTTGCTTTTGTGGAAATGAGATCTGTCGAAGAGGCTAGTAATGCTATGGCATTAGATGGAATAATGTTTGAG GGTGCTCCTGTTAAAGTGAGAAGACCCAGTGATTACAACCCTTCTTTGGCTGCGACTCTAGGCTCTAGTCAACCTAGCCCCAATCTGAATCTCTCAGCTGTTGGGTTGACACCAGGATCTGCTGGGGGTCTTGAGGGTCCTGACCGTATATTTGTTGGTGGGTTACCATATTATTTTACAGAAGGGCAGGTTAGGGAGCTGCTGGAGTCTTTCGGACATCTCCGAGGCTTTGATCTGGTTAAAGATAGAGAAACAGGGAATTCCAAAGGCTATGCATTTTGTGTTTACCAGGATTTATCAGTTACAGATATTGCCTGTGCAGCACTTAATGGGATAAAAATGGGCGATAAAACGCTTACTGTTAGGCGTGCTAACCAGGGTACAGCTCAACCTAATCCTGAACAAGAGTGTGTGTTATTGCACGCCCAACAACAAATAGCATTGCAG AAACTCATGTTACAACCCAGTGTACTGGCAACAAAGGTTCTGTGCCTTACGGAGGTGGTTAATGCAGAGGAGCTCAATGATGACGACGACTATGAAGATATCTTAGAGGACATGAAAATTGAGTGTGGAAAATTTG TGTTCTCGGGTCCTATATTCTGCATAGCAGAAGCCACCACCACACAGAAAATTCCAGAACCTTATATTTAA
- the LOC140825720 gene encoding splicing factor U2af large subunit A isoform X2, translated as MEIAGNYYSPPPMDSPEAASLQQPAHKGSSSPNSRHTSLDHEKDRDRESARSRDKDRERGRDKGRDRDREREREKDRDRDKDRYRDRDHNHRDRHKDRSERRERERTRDRIDDDDYYKSRDYERRRDYDKDRDDKPKHRSRSRSKPRSDHRSGSRSPSRSKSKRTSGFDMAPPVALLPNSAAANAAGQILGTTPAMPGMFPNMLPLAPGQFGALPLMPVQAMTQQATRHARRVYVGGLPPSANEQSVATYFSHVMSAIGGNTAGPGDAVVNVYINHEKKFAFVEMRSVEEASNAMALDGIMFEGAPVKVRRPSDYNPSLAATLGSSQPSPNLNLSAVGLTPGSAGGLEGPDRIFVGGLPYYFTEGQVRELLESFGHLRGFDLVKDRETGNSKGYAFCVYQDLSVTDIACAALNGIKMGDKTLTVRRANQGTAQPNPEQECVLLHAQQQIALQKLMLQPSVLATKVLCLTEVVNAEELNDDDDYEDILEDMKIECGKFGTLVNVIIPRPPPNNEPAPGVGKVFLEYEDIEGATKARQGLHGRKFGGKEVVAVFYPENKFSEGVYDG; from the exons ATG GAAATTGCTGGGAACTACTACTCTCCACCTCCTATGGACTCACCAGAAGCTGCAAGCTTGCAGCAACCAGCTCACAAAGGATCATCGAGCCCAAATTCCAGG CATACTTCTCTCGACCATGAAAAAGATAGAGATAGGGAGTCCGCCAGAAGCAGGGATAAGGATCGGGAAAGAGGTCGTGATAAGGGCCGAGACAGGGACAGGGAGAGAGAGAGGGAGAAGGACAGGGACAGAGACAAAGATAGATACCGTGATCGTGATCATAATCATCGAGACCGTCACAAGGATCGGAGTGAGAGAAGGGAGAGGGAGAGAACCAGGGATCGAATTGATGATGATGACTATTATAAAAGTCGAGACTACGAGAG GCGGAGAGACTATGACAAAGATAGGGATGACAAACCCAAGCATAGGTCCCGGTCTCGCTCCAAGCCTAGATCGGACCATAGATCAGGGTCCCGATCTCCTTCACGGTCTAAAAG CAAAAGGACCAGTGGCTTTGACATGGCACCTCCTGTTGCATTGCTTCCGAATTCTGCTGCGGCTAATGCAGCAG GTCAGATTCTTGGGACCACTCCGGCCATGCCTGGAATGTTTCCCAATATGTTACCTTTGGCACCTGGGCAG TTTGGAGCACTCCCCCTAATGCCCGTTCAGGCAATGACTCAGCAG GCTACCAGACATGCTAGACGAGTCTATGTTGGTGGACTTCCTCCATCTGCGAATGAACAG TCTGTGGCAACCTACTTTAGTCATGTTATGTCAGCAATTGGAGGAAACACCGCTGGTCCAG GGGATGCTGTTGTAAACGTTTACATCAACCATGAGAAGAAGTTTGCTTTTGTGGAAATGAGATCTGTCGAAGAGGCTAGTAATGCTATGGCATTAGATGGAATAATGTTTGAG GGTGCTCCTGTTAAAGTGAGAAGACCCAGTGATTACAACCCTTCTTTGGCTGCGACTCTAGGCTCTAGTCAACCTAGCCCCAATCTGAATCTCTCAGCTGTTGGGTTGACACCAGGATCTGCTGGGGGTCTTGAGGGTCCTGACCGTATATTTGTTGGTGGGTTACCATATTATTTTACAGAAGGGCAGGTTAGGGAGCTGCTGGAGTCTTTCGGACATCTCCGAGGCTTTGATCTGGTTAAAGATAGAGAAACAGGGAATTCCAAAGGCTATGCATTTTGTGTTTACCAGGATTTATCAGTTACAGATATTGCCTGTGCAGCACTTAATGGGATAAAAATGGGCGATAAAACGCTTACTGTTAGGCGTGCTAACCAGGGTACAGCTCAACCTAATCCTGAACAAGAGTGTGTGTTATTGCACGCCCAACAACAAATAGCATTGCAG AAACTCATGTTACAACCCAGTGTACTGGCAACAAAGGTTCTGTGCCTTACGGAGGTGGTTAATGCAGAGGAGCTCAATGATGACGACGACTATGAAGATATCTTAGAGGACATGAAAATTGAGTGTGGAAAATTTG GTACTCTTGTAAATGTGATCATCCCACGCCCACCCCCCAACAATGAACCAGCTCCAGGTGTTGGAAAG GTGTTTTTGGAGTACGAGGACATTGAAGGTGCTACGAAAGCTCGACAAGGACTGCACGGAAGAAAATTCGGGGGAAAAGAAGTTGTGGCAGTTTTCTATCCGGAGAACAAGTTTTCCGAGGGTGTGTATGATGGCTAG
- the LOC140825720 gene encoding splicing factor U2af large subunit A isoform X1: MLTQEIAGNYYSPPPMDSPEAASLQQPAHKGSSSPNSRHTSLDHEKDRDRESARSRDKDRERGRDKGRDRDREREREKDRDRDKDRYRDRDHNHRDRHKDRSERRERERTRDRIDDDDYYKSRDYERRRDYDKDRDDKPKHRSRSRSKPRSDHRSGSRSPSRSKSKRTSGFDMAPPVALLPNSAAANAAGQILGTTPAMPGMFPNMLPLAPGQFGALPLMPVQAMTQQATRHARRVYVGGLPPSANEQSVATYFSHVMSAIGGNTAGPGDAVVNVYINHEKKFAFVEMRSVEEASNAMALDGIMFEGAPVKVRRPSDYNPSLAATLGSSQPSPNLNLSAVGLTPGSAGGLEGPDRIFVGGLPYYFTEGQVRELLESFGHLRGFDLVKDRETGNSKGYAFCVYQDLSVTDIACAALNGIKMGDKTLTVRRANQGTAQPNPEQECVLLHAQQQIALQKLMLQPSVLATKVLCLTEVVNAEELNDDDDYEDILEDMKIECGKFGTLVNVIIPRPPPNNEPAPGVGKVFLEYEDIEGATKARQGLHGRKFGGKEVVAVFYPENKFSEGVYDG; this comes from the exons ATGCTGACTCAGGAAATTGCTGGGAACTACTACTCTCCACCTCCTATGGACTCACCAGAAGCTGCAAGCTTGCAGCAACCAGCTCACAAAGGATCATCGAGCCCAAATTCCAGG CATACTTCTCTCGACCATGAAAAAGATAGAGATAGGGAGTCCGCCAGAAGCAGGGATAAGGATCGGGAAAGAGGTCGTGATAAGGGCCGAGACAGGGACAGGGAGAGAGAGAGGGAGAAGGACAGGGACAGAGACAAAGATAGATACCGTGATCGTGATCATAATCATCGAGACCGTCACAAGGATCGGAGTGAGAGAAGGGAGAGGGAGAGAACCAGGGATCGAATTGATGATGATGACTATTATAAAAGTCGAGACTACGAGAG GCGGAGAGACTATGACAAAGATAGGGATGACAAACCCAAGCATAGGTCCCGGTCTCGCTCCAAGCCTAGATCGGACCATAGATCAGGGTCCCGATCTCCTTCACGGTCTAAAAG CAAAAGGACCAGTGGCTTTGACATGGCACCTCCTGTTGCATTGCTTCCGAATTCTGCTGCGGCTAATGCAGCAG GTCAGATTCTTGGGACCACTCCGGCCATGCCTGGAATGTTTCCCAATATGTTACCTTTGGCACCTGGGCAG TTTGGAGCACTCCCCCTAATGCCCGTTCAGGCAATGACTCAGCAG GCTACCAGACATGCTAGACGAGTCTATGTTGGTGGACTTCCTCCATCTGCGAATGAACAG TCTGTGGCAACCTACTTTAGTCATGTTATGTCAGCAATTGGAGGAAACACCGCTGGTCCAG GGGATGCTGTTGTAAACGTTTACATCAACCATGAGAAGAAGTTTGCTTTTGTGGAAATGAGATCTGTCGAAGAGGCTAGTAATGCTATGGCATTAGATGGAATAATGTTTGAG GGTGCTCCTGTTAAAGTGAGAAGACCCAGTGATTACAACCCTTCTTTGGCTGCGACTCTAGGCTCTAGTCAACCTAGCCCCAATCTGAATCTCTCAGCTGTTGGGTTGACACCAGGATCTGCTGGGGGTCTTGAGGGTCCTGACCGTATATTTGTTGGTGGGTTACCATATTATTTTACAGAAGGGCAGGTTAGGGAGCTGCTGGAGTCTTTCGGACATCTCCGAGGCTTTGATCTGGTTAAAGATAGAGAAACAGGGAATTCCAAAGGCTATGCATTTTGTGTTTACCAGGATTTATCAGTTACAGATATTGCCTGTGCAGCACTTAATGGGATAAAAATGGGCGATAAAACGCTTACTGTTAGGCGTGCTAACCAGGGTACAGCTCAACCTAATCCTGAACAAGAGTGTGTGTTATTGCACGCCCAACAACAAATAGCATTGCAG AAACTCATGTTACAACCCAGTGTACTGGCAACAAAGGTTCTGTGCCTTACGGAGGTGGTTAATGCAGAGGAGCTCAATGATGACGACGACTATGAAGATATCTTAGAGGACATGAAAATTGAGTGTGGAAAATTTG GTACTCTTGTAAATGTGATCATCCCACGCCCACCCCCCAACAATGAACCAGCTCCAGGTGTTGGAAAG GTGTTTTTGGAGTACGAGGACATTGAAGGTGCTACGAAAGCTCGACAAGGACTGCACGGAAGAAAATTCGGGGGAAAAGAAGTTGTGGCAGTTTTCTATCCGGAGAACAAGTTTTCCGAGGGTGTGTATGATGGCTAG
- the LOC140825720 gene encoding splicing factor U2af large subunit B isoform X4, whose amino-acid sequence MPGMFPNMLPLAPGQFGALPLMPVQAMTQQATRHARRVYVGGLPPSANEQSVATYFSHVMSAIGGNTAGPGDAVVNVYINHEKKFAFVEMRSVEEASNAMALDGIMFEGAPVKVRRPSDYNPSLAATLGSSQPSPNLNLSAVGLTPGSAGGLEGPDRIFVGGLPYYFTEGQVRELLESFGHLRGFDLVKDRETGNSKGYAFCVYQDLSVTDIACAALNGIKMGDKTLTVRRANQGTAQPNPEQECVLLHAQQQIALQKLMLQPSVLATKVLCLTEVVNAEELNDDDDYEDILEDMKIECGKFGTLVNVIIPRPPPNNEPAPGVGKVFLEYEDIEGATKARQGLHGRKFGGKEVVAVFYPENKFSEGVYDG is encoded by the exons ATGCCTGGAATGTTTCCCAATATGTTACCTTTGGCACCTGGGCAG TTTGGAGCACTCCCCCTAATGCCCGTTCAGGCAATGACTCAGCAG GCTACCAGACATGCTAGACGAGTCTATGTTGGTGGACTTCCTCCATCTGCGAATGAACAG TCTGTGGCAACCTACTTTAGTCATGTTATGTCAGCAATTGGAGGAAACACCGCTGGTCCAG GGGATGCTGTTGTAAACGTTTACATCAACCATGAGAAGAAGTTTGCTTTTGTGGAAATGAGATCTGTCGAAGAGGCTAGTAATGCTATGGCATTAGATGGAATAATGTTTGAG GGTGCTCCTGTTAAAGTGAGAAGACCCAGTGATTACAACCCTTCTTTGGCTGCGACTCTAGGCTCTAGTCAACCTAGCCCCAATCTGAATCTCTCAGCTGTTGGGTTGACACCAGGATCTGCTGGGGGTCTTGAGGGTCCTGACCGTATATTTGTTGGTGGGTTACCATATTATTTTACAGAAGGGCAGGTTAGGGAGCTGCTGGAGTCTTTCGGACATCTCCGAGGCTTTGATCTGGTTAAAGATAGAGAAACAGGGAATTCCAAAGGCTATGCATTTTGTGTTTACCAGGATTTATCAGTTACAGATATTGCCTGTGCAGCACTTAATGGGATAAAAATGGGCGATAAAACGCTTACTGTTAGGCGTGCTAACCAGGGTACAGCTCAACCTAATCCTGAACAAGAGTGTGTGTTATTGCACGCCCAACAACAAATAGCATTGCAG AAACTCATGTTACAACCCAGTGTACTGGCAACAAAGGTTCTGTGCCTTACGGAGGTGGTTAATGCAGAGGAGCTCAATGATGACGACGACTATGAAGATATCTTAGAGGACATGAAAATTGAGTGTGGAAAATTTG GTACTCTTGTAAATGTGATCATCCCACGCCCACCCCCCAACAATGAACCAGCTCCAGGTGTTGGAAAG GTGTTTTTGGAGTACGAGGACATTGAAGGTGCTACGAAAGCTCGACAAGGACTGCACGGAAGAAAATTCGGGGGAAAAGAAGTTGTGGCAGTTTTCTATCCGGAGAACAAGTTTTCCGAGGGTGTGTATGATGGCTAG
- the LOC140825746 gene encoding LOW QUALITY PROTEIN: uncharacterized protein (The sequence of the model RefSeq protein was modified relative to this genomic sequence to represent the inferred CDS: deleted 1 base in 1 codon) has translation MEEGKGLFMERRWKLEVGLFLYVAVLLVLFPLVSSLSNEGEALMSIKASFSNVVNVLLDWDYVQSEDFCSWRGVSCGNFSTSVVALNLSNLNLGGEVSPAIGELKSLQSLDLQGNKLTGQIPDEIGDCVSLILLDMSNNFLDGDVPFSISKLKQLEVLNLKNNKLTGPIPSTLTQIPNLKSLDLARNQLTGEIPRLIYWNEVLQYLGLRGNLLTGTLSPDMCQLTGLWYFDVRGNNLTGTIPDNIGNCTSFEILDISYNQITGEIPYNIGFLQVATLSLQWNMLTGRIPDVIGLMQALAVLDLSENELVGPIPAILGNLTYTGKLYLHGNKLTGPIPPELGNMTKLSYLQLNGNQLLGGIPAALGDLEQLFELNLANNNLEGPIPENLSSCTALNQLNVHGNRLNGSIPSGLKHLESLTYLNFSSNQFHGSIPVELGHIINLDTLDLSNNDFSGSLPASVGDLEHLLTLNLSHNHLDGSIPTEFGNLRSIQILDLSFNKLSNSIPEELGQLQNLAFLILNNNYLTGRIPDKLSNCLSLDRLNVSYNNFTGSVPLGRNFSRFPPDSFIGNPLLCGHWLGSICYPYPPKSKAMFSRTAVVCITLGFITLLSMIIVAVYKTNQPKPFIKGSNKSMQGSSKLVVLHMDMAIHTYEDIMRLTENLSEKYIIGYGASSTVYKCELKNSRHTAIKRLYNQYPHNSREFETELETIGRIRHRNLVSLHGYSLSPQGDLLFYDYMENGSLWDLLHGASKKVKLDWETRLKVAVGAAQGLAYLHHDCNPRIIHRDVKSSNILLDENFEAHLSDFGIAKCLPTAKTHASTYVLGTIGYIDPEYARTSRLTAKSDVYSFGIVLLELLTGKKAVDNDSNLHHLVLSKADDNTIMETLDPEVSVTCMDLSHVRKTFQLALLCTKRHPSERPTMHEVSRVLSFLSPPPPSKPHWTLPTSVDYAQFVISQGQPHLETPRQGEPENNSSDAQWYARFGEVISKSSV, from the exons ATGGAGGAGGGAAAAGGGTTGTTCATGGAGAGGAGGTGGAAGCTGGAAGTGGGTCTGTTCTTGTATGTGGCGGTGCTCTTGGTTCTCTTTCCTCTGGTTTCGTCTCTCAGCAATGAAG GCGAAGCATTGATGTCCATTAAAGCTTCTTTTAGTAATGTGGTTAATGTACTTTTGGATTGGGATTATGTTCAAAGTGAAGACTTCTGTTCATGGCGCGGCGTATCTTGTGGCAATTTCAGCACTTCTGTGGTAGCCTt AAATTTGTCTAATCTGAACTTGGGTGGAGAAGTTTCACCAGCTATTGGGGAACTGAAGAGTCTTCAATCCTT AGATCTTCAGGGGAATAAATTAACTGGTCAGATTCCAGACGAGATTGGCGACTGTGTTTCTTTGATTCTCCT AGATATGTCCAATAACTTTCTAGATGGAGATGTACCTTTTTCAATCTCTAAGCTTAAGCAGCTCGAAGTACT GAATCTAAAGAACAACAAGTTGACTGGTCCAATTCCTTCGACATTAACCCAAATTCCTAACTTAAAGTCACT AGACCTTGCTCGAAACCAGCTTACAGGCGAGATACCAAGATTAATCTACTGGAATGAAGTACTTCAATATCT TGGCTTGCGAGGAAATTTGCTTACCGGCACATTGTCCCCTGATATGTGTCAATTGACCGGCCTTTGGTATTT TGATGTAAGGGGCAATAACCTGACTGGAACTATACCAGATAATATTGGTAATTGCACAAGCTTCGAGATCCT AGATATCTCGTATAATCAAATCACTGGAGAGATTCCATACAATATCGGGTTCTTGCAAGTAGCGACTCT GTCCTTACAATGGAATATGCTAACCGGAAGGATTCCTGATGTGATAGGTCTGATGCAAGCACTCGCAGTCTT GGATCTGAGTGAAAATGAATTAGTTGGACCCATTCCTGCAATTCTTGGAAATCTTACTTACACCGGGAAGCT GTACCTTCATGGTAACAAACTAACGGGGCCTATTCCACCTGAGCTGGGAAATATGACAAAGCTTAGCTATTT GCAATTAAATGGCAACCAACTTCTTGGAGGTATACCCGCTGCACTTGGGGATTTGGAACAACTCTTTGAATT AAATCTGGCTAATAACAATCTGGAAGGGCCCATTCCTGAAAATCTCAGTTCATGCACGGCATTGAATCAACT aaatgTGCATGGCAACCGTTTAAATGGATCCATTCCATCTGGGCTAAAACACCTAGAGAGCCTAACATATCT GAATTTTTCCTCCAACCAGTTTCATGGTTCTATACCTGTTGAGCTTGGGCACATTATCAATCTCGATACATT GGACCTGTCGAACAATGATTTCTCAGGATCTCTTCCTGCATCTGTTGGTGATTTGGAACACCTTCTTACTTT GAACTTAAGTCATAATCATCTTGATGGATCCATACCTACTGAATTTGGGAACCTAAGGAGCATTCAGATTCT GGATTTGTCGTTCAACAAGTTGTCAAACAGCATCCCTGAAGAGTTGGGGCAGCTGCAAAATCTTGCTTTTCT CATTCTTAATAACAATTATCTAACTGGAAGAATACCTGATAAACTAAGCAATTGCTTGAGTCTTGACAGACT GAATGTTTCTTATAACAACTTCACTGGTTCAGTTCCGCTTGGAAGAAACTTCTCTCGTTTTCCACCTGATAG CTTCATTGGGAACCCCTTACTGTGTGGTCACTGGTTGGGCTCAATATGCTATCCATACCCCCCAAAATCCAAAG CCATGTTTTCAAGAACAGCAGTTGTTTGCATCACACTGGGATTTATTACTCTGTTATCAATGATCATAGTTGCCGTATACAAGACCAACCAACCGAAGCCGTTCATAAAGGGCTCTAATAAGAGTATGCAAG GTTCATCAAAACTGGTTGTTCTTCACATGGATATGGCTATTCATACATACGAGGATATAATGAGACTCACTGAGAATTTGAGTGAGAAATACATAATTGGATATGGAGCTTCAAGCACAGTATATAAATGTGAACTAAAAAATTCCAGGCATACTGCTATTAAGCGACTCTATAATCAATATCCTCACAACTCACGCGAGTTTGAGACTGAGCTTGAGACTATTGGCCGCATCAGGCACAGAAACCTTGTCAGCTTGCACGGTTACTCCTTATCTCCCCAGGGAGACCTGCTCTTCTATGATTACATGGAAAATGGTTCTCTTTGGGATCTCCTTCATG GTGCATCGAAAAAGGTAAAACTTGACTGGGAAACTCGTCTAAAAGTTGCTGTTGGTGCTGCACAAGGGCTAGCTTACCTTCACCATGATTGCAACCCCAGAATTATTCATAGGGATGTGAAATCATCAAATATCCTACTTGATGAAAATTTTGAGGCCCATCTATCTGATTTTGGAATCGCAAAATGTTTACCTACGGCAAAAACACATGCGTCTACATATGTTCTTGGAACAATAGGGTATATCGACCCAGAGTACGCCAGGACTTCTAGGCTAACTgcaaaatcggatgtttatAGCTTCGGCATTGTGCTTCTCGAGCTATTGACTGGCAAGAAGGCCGTTGACAATGACTCAAACTTGCATCATCTG GTGCTGTCTAAAGCAGACGACAACACGATAATGGAAACCCTCGACCCTGAAGTATCAGTGACTTGCATGGATTTATCTCATGTAAGAAAAACA TTTCAGCTGGCGTTGCTTTGCACGAAACGCCACCCATCTGAAAGACCAACTATGCATGAGGTTTCAAGAGTTCTGTCATTCTTATCACCACCTCCGCCATCAAAACCTCACTGGACTCTTCCAACAAGCGTCGACTATGCACAGTTTGTGATCAGTCAAGGACAACCCCATTTAGAAACGCCTCGGCAAGGCGAACCAGAGAACAATTCATCAGATGCCCAATGGTACGCTAGATTTGGAGAGGTGATATCCAAGAGCAGTGTTTAA